One region of Mesobacillus boroniphilus genomic DNA includes:
- a CDS encoding isoprenylcysteine carboxyl methyltransferase family protein, giving the protein MIFLIFVGLIIFQRITELVIARKNEAWMKSQGALEFGQGHYPAMVSIHTAFFLFFILEVTLLGRNLSDYWPILLALFIFTQAMRIWALSSLGRFWNTKIIILPGANVIKRGPYKIIKHPNYLIVAIELIVIPLMFNAYITMGIFTLLNILILSIRIPAEEKALRELTKYETEFSKKGRFVPNLLNKCDNSSDSIENDNQ; this is encoded by the coding sequence ATGATATTCCTCATATTTGTAGGATTGATTATCTTTCAGAGGATAACAGAGCTTGTGATAGCCAGAAAAAATGAAGCCTGGATGAAAAGCCAGGGGGCACTTGAATTCGGACAAGGGCATTATCCCGCGATGGTGTCGATCCATACAGCTTTTTTCCTCTTTTTTATTTTGGAAGTAACCCTATTGGGTAGAAACCTGTCGGATTATTGGCCAATCTTACTTGCGCTGTTTATTTTTACACAGGCAATGAGAATTTGGGCACTTTCTTCATTGGGAAGGTTCTGGAATACAAAAATCATCATTCTCCCTGGAGCGAATGTCATCAAGAGAGGACCCTATAAAATCATCAAGCATCCAAACTATTTAATTGTTGCAATTGAGTTGATTGTTATTCCATTAATGTTCAATGCCTATATCACAATGGGAATCTTTACTTTGTTGAATATCCTGATTCTATCAATCAGGATTCCTGCTGAGGAAAAGGCATTGAGAGAGTTGACAAAGTATGAAACTGAATTTTCCAAGAAGGGGCGTTTCGTCCCGAATTTGTTAAATAAGTGTGACAATTCATCTGATTCCATTGAAAATGATAATCAGTAG
- a CDS encoding b(o/a)3-type cytochrome-c oxidase subunit 1 codes for MNTTSINPKVDRRDGKLAMAHFYVAFIALAIGGLAGLLQTLVRSGKFELPSWTGYYQILTIHGVVLGLVLTTFFIMGFQLSLVSKTSGTLTDKQRKTGWIGFWTMTIGTVMAAIMILTNQASVLYTFYAPLQAHALFYLGLTLVIVGSWIDGAALIMAYTSWRKANPGKPSPLLTFMALVNTLMWIVATIGVAATVLFQLLPWSLGLVERVDVLVSRTLFWYFGHPLVYFWLLPAYMAWYAIVPKIIGGKIFSDSLARMSFILFLLFSIPVGFHHQLMEPGIDPAWKFLQVILTFLVVIPSLMTAFSLFATFEMFGRSKGSTGLFGWVKKLPWGDARFAVPFIGMLAFIPAGAGGLVNASHQLNQVVHNTIWVTGHFHLTLATSVVLTFFGISYWLVPHLTGRVLTKAMNKLAIIQGIVWAIGMTFMSGAMHAAGLLGAPRRSSFSTYGGSEQAAEWIPYQVAQAVGGSILFLGIILMLYIFINLAFFAPKGEEEFPVGEVADEAEKTPMVFENWKLWLGITVLLILFAYTIPFIDMIENAPIGSKGYKFF; via the coding sequence ATGAATACAACATCAATCAATCCAAAAGTTGACCGCCGCGACGGCAAACTAGCAATGGCCCACTTCTATGTCGCTTTCATCGCCCTTGCAATCGGCGGACTTGCAGGTTTGCTCCAGACACTTGTCCGATCAGGAAAATTCGAATTACCTTCATGGACTGGGTATTACCAGATCCTTACAATCCATGGTGTTGTACTTGGACTGGTTCTAACAACATTTTTCATTATGGGATTCCAGCTATCTCTTGTGAGTAAAACATCTGGAACATTAACTGATAAACAGCGAAAGACTGGCTGGATTGGTTTCTGGACGATGACAATCGGTACTGTTATGGCAGCTATCATGATCCTAACAAACCAGGCTTCTGTCCTATATACTTTCTACGCACCATTACAAGCACACGCACTCTTTTACTTAGGACTTACACTTGTAATCGTCGGAAGCTGGATTGACGGAGCCGCATTGATTATGGCTTATACTTCATGGAGAAAAGCTAATCCTGGAAAGCCTAGCCCATTGCTGACTTTCATGGCACTTGTTAACACGCTTATGTGGATTGTAGCGACGATTGGTGTCGCGGCAACTGTATTATTCCAACTGCTTCCTTGGTCACTAGGCCTTGTAGAGCGTGTAGATGTACTGGTTAGCCGTACATTGTTCTGGTATTTCGGCCACCCTCTTGTGTATTTCTGGCTATTGCCTGCATATATGGCTTGGTACGCAATCGTGCCAAAAATCATTGGTGGAAAGATTTTCTCTGATTCATTAGCAAGGATGTCGTTCATCCTGTTCCTGTTGTTCTCGATTCCAGTAGGTTTCCACCACCAGTTGATGGAACCGGGTATTGACCCTGCATGGAAATTCCTGCAAGTAATACTGACATTCCTTGTTGTTATCCCGTCATTGATGACCGCATTTTCATTGTTTGCGACATTTGAAATGTTTGGACGTTCAAAAGGATCTACTGGTCTATTTGGATGGGTGAAAAAGCTTCCTTGGGGAGATGCCCGATTCGCAGTGCCTTTCATCGGAATGCTTGCATTTATACCAGCAGGAGCTGGCGGACTTGTCAATGCATCCCACCAGTTGAACCAAGTAGTACACAATACAATCTGGGTTACAGGACACTTCCATTTGACCCTTGCAACTTCCGTCGTCCTGACTTTCTTCGGGATTTCTTATTGGCTGGTCCCTCACCTTACTGGAAGGGTACTAACAAAAGCTATGAATAAACTTGCCATTATCCAGGGGATTGTTTGGGCAATCGGAATGACATTCATGTCTGGGGCAATGCACGCAGCCGGCCTGCTTGGAGCCCCACGCCGTTCATCATTCTCAACCTACGGCGGTTCAGAGCAAGCTGCTGAATGGATTCCTTACCAGGTTGCACAGGCAGTTGGCGGATCCATCCTGTTCCTTGGAATCATTCTTATGCTTTACATTTTTATTAACCTTGCTTTCTTCGCACCTAAAGGTGAAGAAGAATTCCCTGTAGGAGAAGTTGCAGATGAAGCAGAAAAAACTCCGATGGTTTTTGAAAACTGGAAGCTATGGCTCGGTATCACAGTTCTTTTGATCCTGTTCGCTTACACTATACCGTTTATCGATATGATTGAGAATGCACCGATTGGATCGAAGGGATATAAGTTCTTTTAG
- a CDS encoding DUF2249 domain-containing protein — MTFNVIINVPDYAPREKHPTIFQNFDSLKKGEFMQIVNDHDPRPLQYQFMMERPETFSWEYLEEGPETWRVAIGKTK, encoded by the coding sequence ATGACTTTCAACGTTATTATCAATGTACCTGATTATGCACCACGGGAAAAACACCCTACGATATTCCAGAACTTTGATTCTCTGAAAAAGGGAGAATTCATGCAAATAGTCAATGATCATGACCCTAGACCGCTGCAATACCAATTCATGATGGAGCGTCCGGAGACATTTTCTTGGGAGTATCTTGAAGAAGGCCCAGAAACATGGCGTGTGGCAATCGGAAAAACGAAGTAA
- a CDS encoding carboxypeptidase M32 — protein MSEVKQTEKKFLDYVKKMTAYGEALSLIYWDLRTGAPKKGAGQRSEVIGVLSSELFNMSTSEEMASYIARLSNEPSLSEITRKTLDECRKDYDRNKKIPAEEYREYVILQSKAESVWEEAKAESNFEMFRPYLEKLVDTTKRFVGYWGYEGNKYNTLLDMYEPGVTVEVLDQVFGDLREKIVPLVQEISSSTDKPETEFLFKHFPKEKQRAFSLEILKQMGYDFDAGRLDETVHPFAMGLNPGDVRVTTKYDEADFRTAVFGTIHEGGHALYEQNISDELVGTPLSSGTSMGIHESQSLFYENFVGRDYSFWKHNYSLLQEFSAGQFSGVKVEDFYRAVNESKPSLIRIEADELTYPLHVMVRYEIEKGLFNDEIEVKDLPRIWNDKYEQYLGIRPENDAKGVLQDVHWAGGSFGYFPSYALGYMYAAQFKNAMLKDLPNYEELLEQGNLQPIKEWMTENVHKHGKMKKPLEIMTDVTGEGLNAQYLVDYLYEKYNKVYQLI, from the coding sequence ATGAGTGAAGTAAAGCAGACAGAAAAGAAATTTTTGGATTATGTCAAAAAAATGACTGCCTATGGAGAGGCGCTTTCCTTGATTTACTGGGATTTAAGGACTGGTGCTCCGAAAAAAGGAGCAGGCCAGCGTTCTGAAGTGATCGGAGTGCTTTCATCCGAGCTGTTTAACATGTCAACTTCTGAAGAAATGGCTTCTTACATAGCAAGGCTTTCGAATGAACCAAGTTTATCTGAGATTACGCGTAAAACGCTGGATGAGTGCAGGAAGGATTATGATCGTAATAAGAAAATACCTGCAGAGGAATATCGTGAATATGTGATACTTCAATCAAAAGCTGAAAGCGTTTGGGAGGAAGCGAAGGCTGAGTCCAATTTTGAAATGTTCAGACCTTATCTTGAAAAACTAGTGGATACCACAAAGAGATTCGTTGGTTACTGGGGATATGAAGGGAATAAATACAATACGCTGCTTGATATGTATGAACCAGGGGTCACGGTCGAGGTTTTGGACCAGGTATTTGGAGACCTTCGTGAAAAAATTGTTCCGCTTGTACAGGAGATTTCTAGTTCAACAGATAAACCTGAAACAGAGTTCTTGTTCAAACATTTTCCTAAAGAAAAGCAACGTGCTTTCAGCCTCGAGATCCTGAAACAAATGGGCTATGATTTTGATGCAGGTCGACTTGATGAAACCGTCCACCCATTCGCGATGGGGCTTAACCCAGGAGATGTAAGGGTTACGACGAAATATGATGAAGCAGATTTCAGGACAGCGGTTTTCGGTACAATCCATGAAGGCGGCCACGCTCTTTATGAACAAAACATTTCTGATGAGCTAGTAGGAACTCCTTTAAGTTCAGGTACTTCAATGGGAATACATGAATCACAGTCGCTTTTCTATGAGAATTTTGTTGGACGCGATTACTCTTTCTGGAAGCACAACTACAGTTTGCTGCAGGAGTTCTCAGCAGGTCAGTTTTCCGGTGTAAAGGTAGAAGATTTCTACCGTGCAGTCAATGAATCCAAGCCAAGCTTGATCAGGATTGAGGCAGATGAGCTGACATATCCACTGCATGTGATGGTGCGGTATGAAATCGAAAAAGGCTTGTTCAATGATGAAATAGAAGTTAAGGATCTACCAAGGATCTGGAATGACAAATATGAGCAGTATCTCGGCATAAGGCCAGAAAATGATGCAAAGGGTGTGCTTCAGGATGTTCATTGGGCTGGGGGCAGCTTTGGCTACTTCCCATCATATGCTTTAGGCTACATGTATGCCGCTCAGTTCAAGAATGCCATGCTAAAAGATTTGCCGAACTATGAGGAATTGCTTGAACAAGGAAACCTTCAGCCGATAAAAGAATGGATGACAGAAAACGTCCACAAACATGGAAAAATGAAAAAACCACTTGAAATAATGACTGATGTAACTGGAGAGGGGCTCAATGCTCAGTACTTAGTTGATTATTTATACGAAAAATACAATAAAGTTTATCAGCTGATCTAG
- a CDS encoding SDR family NAD(P)-dependent oxidoreductase, translating to MFLPSFDLKGKTAVVSGAGRGIGRAIAIGLAEAGADVALLARTEEDLKETSSVIEKLGNKTLVLPTDVTKRDQVHNSVSKVISEWGKIDILVNNAGMNIRSKALEATDEEWQKIMDTNLKSAFMMSQEAGKIMKEHESGGKIINIASVAGQVALRTGVVYAATKAALMQMTKVLAMEWGQHGINVNSIGPWYFKTPLTEKLLADEEYVNDILAVTPLKRIGELPELVGPVVFLSSEAGNYVTGQTLFVDGGMTIHGF from the coding sequence ATGTTTTTGCCATCTTTTGATTTGAAAGGAAAAACAGCGGTCGTGTCTGGTGCTGGCAGAGGGATTGGCCGGGCGATTGCAATCGGTCTGGCTGAAGCTGGAGCAGATGTTGCCTTACTTGCACGAACGGAGGAAGATCTCAAGGAAACTTCTTCGGTAATTGAAAAATTGGGAAATAAAACTCTTGTGCTCCCGACAGATGTGACAAAAAGGGATCAAGTACATAATTCGGTTTCTAAAGTAATCTCTGAATGGGGAAAGATAGATATCCTTGTCAACAATGCGGGCATGAACATCCGCTCAAAGGCTTTAGAGGCGACGGATGAAGAATGGCAAAAGATCATGGATACCAATTTGAAATCAGCATTCATGATGTCCCAGGAAGCCGGGAAAATCATGAAGGAACATGAATCAGGGGGCAAAATCATTAATATCGCGTCTGTAGCTGGGCAAGTAGCTCTCAGGACCGGTGTCGTCTATGCGGCTACTAAGGCAGCGCTCATGCAGATGACAAAGGTGCTCGCGATGGAATGGGGACAACACGGAATCAATGTGAACTCAATCGGACCATGGTATTTCAAAACACCCCTGACTGAAAAGCTTTTAGCCGATGAGGAATATGTGAATGACATCCTGGCAGTTACACCGTTGAAGAGAATCGGCGAATTGCCCGAGCTAGTAGGACCAGTCGTCTTCCTGAGCTCAGAAGCAGGAAATTATGTGACCGGACAAACATTATTTGTCGATGGTGGAATGACGATTCATGGATTCTGA
- the asnS gene encoding asparagine--tRNA ligase, with product MIKTVVKDLYRNQENFKDQTIQITGWIRTLRDSKTIGFMELNDGTFFKSVQVVFEDTLDNFKEITKLPISSSVLVEGEFVPTPEMKQPFEIKATKIVVEGLSDTDYPIQKKRHTLEYLRTIAHLRPRANAFSAVFRVRSLASYALHKFFQDKGFVYVHTPIITGSDTEGAGEMFRVTSMDLNKLPKTEDGKVDDSADFFGKETNLTVSGQLNVESFALAFRNVYTFGPTFRAENSNTARHASEFWMIEPEVAFAELPDIMDLGEEMVKYVIDYVFEHAPEEMAFFNSFIDKTLIERLQNALESDFGRVTYSEAVELLKNSGKEFEYPVEWGTDLQTEHERYLSEEIYKRPVFVTDYPKEIKAFYMRANEDGKTVAATDLLVPGIGELIGGSQREEREEVLANRIKELGMSEEDYWWYLELRKYGSTKHSGYGIGFERLVMYLTGMKNIRDVIPFPRTPGNAEF from the coding sequence ATGATTAAGACCGTAGTAAAAGATTTATACAGAAATCAAGAAAATTTTAAAGACCAAACTATTCAAATTACAGGATGGATCCGTACTCTTCGTGATTCTAAAACCATTGGCTTTATGGAGTTGAACGATGGAACATTCTTTAAGAGTGTACAAGTTGTTTTTGAGGATACCCTTGATAACTTCAAAGAAATTACGAAGTTGCCTATCAGCTCTTCTGTATTAGTAGAAGGTGAATTTGTTCCAACTCCTGAAATGAAGCAGCCTTTTGAAATTAAAGCGACAAAAATTGTAGTCGAAGGATTATCGGATACAGATTATCCTATACAAAAAAAGAGACATACCCTTGAATACTTGAGAACAATTGCTCATTTACGTCCGAGAGCCAACGCCTTCTCAGCTGTTTTCAGAGTAAGATCTCTTGCATCCTATGCCCTTCACAAATTCTTTCAAGACAAAGGGTTTGTATATGTACATACACCGATTATTACCGGAAGCGATACTGAAGGAGCAGGGGAAATGTTCCGTGTGACATCAATGGACTTGAACAAGCTTCCAAAAACCGAAGACGGAAAAGTGGATGACAGTGCAGATTTCTTCGGCAAAGAAACCAACTTAACCGTTAGCGGTCAATTAAATGTCGAGAGCTTTGCTCTTGCTTTCCGTAATGTGTATACCTTTGGTCCGACATTCAGAGCAGAAAATTCCAATACGGCACGACATGCCTCCGAATTCTGGATGATCGAGCCGGAAGTTGCCTTTGCAGAATTACCGGATATCATGGACCTAGGAGAAGAAATGGTCAAGTATGTCATTGATTACGTTTTTGAGCATGCACCAGAAGAAATGGCCTTCTTTAACAGCTTTATTGATAAAACGCTTATTGAAAGATTGCAGAATGCATTGGAATCAGATTTCGGAAGGGTTACTTATAGCGAAGCTGTAGAATTATTAAAGAACTCAGGTAAGGAATTTGAATACCCTGTTGAATGGGGTACGGATTTGCAAACCGAACATGAACGTTACCTAAGCGAGGAAATTTACAAGCGTCCTGTCTTCGTAACCGACTATCCGAAAGAAATTAAGGCATTTTATATGAGAGCGAATGAGGATGGCAAGACAGTTGCTGCGACTGACCTTTTGGTTCCCGGTATTGGCGAGTTAATCGGGGGAAGCCAGCGTGAGGAAAGAGAAGAAGTCCTTGCAAATCGAATTAAGGAACTTGGTATGTCGGAAGAAGATTACTGGTGGTATCTAGAGCTTAGAAAATACGGTAGCACAAAGCATTCTGGGTATGGTATTGGGTTCGAACGACTTGTTATGTATCTAACTGGGATGAAGAACATCCGCGATGTCATACCATTCCCTCGTACACCAGGAAATGCGGAATTTTAA
- a CDS encoding cytochrome c oxidase subunit 2A, whose product MAQPGIGKKTQTKVEDQSSLKGTLASVFLLGFFLIVTWVSVYFLFVDRF is encoded by the coding sequence ATGGCTCAGCCTGGAATTGGGAAGAAAACACAAACAAAAGTGGAAGACCAATCTTCCTTGAAAGGAACACTTGCATCCGTTTTCTTGTTAGGATTCTTTTTAATCGTTACTTGGGTAAGCGTTTATTTCTTATTTGTAGATCGTTTCTAA
- a CDS encoding cytochrome c oxidase subunit II codes for MHIHKFEKIWLIFGITTLIVFLSVIGVSAFYLGNQPPSCLATINPEKVDTTAPFDEPGLKKVEGKEWDYELVFVASAFAYNPGQVEVPKGAKVKVIATTKDVIHGFQVAGTNINMMLEPGYISEYVTTFDKAGDYLIVCNEYCGVGHHMMSSKIKVVE; via the coding sequence ATGCACATTCATAAATTTGAGAAAATCTGGCTGATATTCGGAATTACGACATTGATCGTATTCCTATCTGTAATTGGGGTTAGCGCCTTCTATTTAGGCAACCAGCCTCCAAGCTGCCTGGCAACAATCAATCCTGAAAAGGTAGATACTACAGCACCTTTCGATGAGCCAGGATTGAAGAAGGTTGAAGGAAAAGAATGGGATTACGAGCTTGTTTTCGTAGCCTCCGCTTTTGCCTACAACCCTGGACAGGTAGAAGTTCCAAAAGGAGCTAAAGTGAAAGTAATCGCGACTACAAAGGATGTCATTCATGGCTTCCAGGTTGCGGGCACTAATATCAACATGATGCTTGAGCCTGGCTATATCAGTGAGTACGTCACAACGTTTGATAAAGCCGGCGATTATCTGATTGTTTGTAATGAATATTGTGGTGTCGGACACCACATGATGTCGTCTAAAATCAAGGTGGTGGAATAA
- a CDS encoding type III polyketide synthase: MPRVISIAEAVPPYSIEQEKVMDFAEKLFKESFKDINRLLTVFQNGQIEKRHFAKDLDWFEVDHTFEEKNDAYIETAVDLGAKAISRCLKNDDFLNDEIHLEEIDAIFTISSTGLSTPSIDARIMNILPSSQYTKRIPIWGLGCAGGAAGLSRAYEYCLAYPEAKVLVLSIELCSLTFQRNDRTKSNLIGTSLFADGVACALVCGDDSGYENIMKKNAAPNIIGTQSTTMPDSEDVMGWEVKNEGLYVVFSKDIPTIIENWLQPNVLRFLNTNGLDVQDLDHFIAHPGGKKVLDAYVSALKFPETMTETSQEVLKEYGNMSSVTILYVLKRFMETAEEGDLGLGAALGPGFSSELLLMRWE; the protein is encoded by the coding sequence ATGCCCAGAGTTATATCCATCGCGGAAGCCGTGCCGCCATATTCTATTGAACAGGAAAAAGTAATGGACTTTGCAGAGAAACTATTTAAGGAGTCCTTTAAGGATATAAACCGTCTGCTTACCGTCTTTCAAAATGGGCAAATCGAGAAAAGGCATTTTGCCAAAGACTTGGACTGGTTCGAAGTGGATCATACATTTGAAGAGAAGAACGATGCGTATATAGAAACAGCTGTAGATCTGGGAGCTAAGGCAATTTCGAGATGTTTGAAGAATGACGATTTTTTGAATGATGAAATTCATCTTGAAGAAATCGATGCTATTTTCACAATCAGCAGCACGGGTTTGTCGACGCCCAGCATTGATGCGAGAATCATGAATATCCTCCCGTCATCACAATACACTAAAAGGATTCCGATTTGGGGACTGGGATGTGCTGGTGGGGCAGCAGGGCTCTCGCGTGCATATGAGTACTGTCTTGCATATCCAGAAGCAAAAGTACTTGTGCTATCAATAGAATTGTGCAGTTTAACCTTCCAGCGGAACGACCGTACAAAAAGCAATCTGATCGGTACTTCACTGTTTGCGGACGGGGTTGCGTGTGCTCTGGTTTGTGGTGATGATTCTGGTTATGAAAATATAATGAAAAAAAATGCTGCACCTAATATTATCGGTACACAGTCCACAACCATGCCTGATTCTGAAGATGTTATGGGGTGGGAAGTGAAAAATGAGGGACTTTATGTCGTATTTTCCAAGGATATACCGACGATAATCGAAAACTGGCTCCAGCCAAATGTCTTAAGGTTTTTAAATACCAATGGTCTTGACGTTCAAGATCTTGATCATTTTATTGCTCACCCAGGAGGAAAGAAAGTCCTGGATGCGTATGTTTCTGCTCTGAAGTTCCCTGAAACAATGACCGAGACATCACAGGAAGTCTTAAAAGAATATGGGAATATGTCTTCAGTGACAATACTATATGTATTAAAAAGGTTCATGGAGACTGCAGAGGAAGGCGATCTTGGACTGGGTGCTGCACTTGGTCCAGGTTTTAGCTCGGAATTGCTCTTGATGAGGTGGGAATAA
- a CDS encoding EamA family transporter, translating to MYGKLPYFMIAFAAAMWGLIGFFVKGLNNAGFSAMEIVAIRVLTAAIILILVGIVFYRSHLKIRVKDLYLFVGTGILSIVFFNWSYFTAINLMNIPIAVALLYTSPAFVAVLSFLFLKESINRKKLFAIVMTVIGCTLAAGITGQGGTSFSVSSILIGLGAGFGYALYSIFGKIALRRYHPFTVTLYTFLVASAALVPTTGIVSKAAVFFTGDAWLYAIGLGVFPTVVAYFAYSWGLERTESSTAAVVATLEPVIATMLGILVYGDRLGGLQVLGSALIILSVISINISIPIRKQKKHLTV from the coding sequence ATGTACGGGAAATTGCCTTATTTTATGATCGCATTTGCTGCGGCTATGTGGGGCCTGATTGGTTTTTTTGTAAAAGGCCTGAATAATGCCGGATTCAGTGCCATGGAGATTGTGGCCATCCGTGTGTTGACTGCAGCCATTATTTTGATATTGGTGGGAATTGTTTTTTATCGAAGTCATTTAAAAATCAGGGTGAAAGACTTGTATCTTTTTGTGGGTACAGGGATTTTAAGCATTGTGTTTTTTAATTGGTCTTATTTTACGGCAATCAACCTGATGAACATTCCGATTGCTGTGGCTTTACTGTATACTTCTCCTGCTTTTGTTGCGGTATTATCATTTCTTTTCCTGAAAGAAAGCATTAACAGGAAGAAACTGTTTGCGATTGTCATGACAGTCATCGGCTGTACGCTTGCCGCAGGTATTACAGGGCAGGGGGGAACGTCTTTTTCTGTCTCCAGTATCCTTATTGGCCTAGGGGCAGGATTCGGCTACGCTCTTTACAGTATTTTTGGCAAGATTGCATTAAGACGGTACCATCCTTTTACGGTCACTTTGTATACATTCCTTGTGGCCTCGGCTGCCCTGGTTCCGACAACTGGTATAGTCAGTAAGGCAGCTGTCTTTTTCACTGGGGATGCGTGGCTTTATGCGATAGGGTTAGGGGTTTTCCCGACTGTGGTTGCATATTTTGCATACTCCTGGGGCCTTGAAAGGACAGAAAGCAGTACTGCTGCAGTAGTTGCTACACTGGAACCCGTCATTGCCACCATGCTGGGAATACTGGTGTATGGTGACAGGCTGGGCGGTCTTCAGGTGCTCGGATCAGCCTTGATTATCTTATCTGTAATATCTATCAATATCTCAATTCCGATCAGGAAGCAAAAAAAGCACCTCACTGTGTGA